The Manduca sexta isolate Smith_Timp_Sample1 chromosome 7, JHU_Msex_v1.0, whole genome shotgun sequence region ACAAGAAACTACATAAcacctttgtttttttttcattacacaACAGGGTTTGGTCCACATATATCGCAGCTTTACTCGGTTAAATACTTTTTCCGCCTAAAAGTCCTGCAATATATTATcttgagataaaaagtagccgatCCTTGGCAGTTTCTCGAACTATCTTCATAGCAAATTTCACCGCAATCGATTAGTTGTTCATCCATGAGACAGACGGAGGTGCtttcgtatttttaatataagtataggtttttatgtccagtaacaattcctgcctcggtggcgtagttgtattgcatgtccggtacaatagcgctctgaggtcttgggttcgaatcccgggtcgggcaaagtgatatttgggtttatctgctcagtatcagcccggagtctggaatttgtgcccgatatggcgataggctcgccccctatcacatcatgggacggaacatacttggcgaaaagtgggtgccctagttgcgcctctgcataccccttcggggataaatgcgtgatgttatgtatgtatgtaacaatTCCTGACCTGAAAACCCCAACGCTTCTCTTCTAATGATTTCTAAAGTGTAATTTTAAAAGTGGCTTGTGTCTAGTGAGATTTATAACGCATTagaattgtttatttcattttattatacaagCACGGCTAAATTAAACCACTGTACctgttggtaagtggagtggggtccaatagaatgttgactgacgagagatgattacccctcgacagtcgacacaattatgtcggcctgttgcaaccggatatacgcgggctgatcccggaacgcaacacattgacgtggaccactatagtgggttttaataacttgtgtacggtggtcaccatctgtgtggatataaaatatcctaccaccatatTCAAGCAACGTATTCGTTTTAAAAGATAGCACGCGAAAGAACTGAAAACTTCGATTGAAATATATTGCCGAGTCTATTTATAAAGTGAGTGCGGTGCACGCTATACGTCAGTCAATTTGTCGTATACAACTCAATAAAGGACCGGGGTTGCTTCCTTTCCGAATAGTTTACGTTAAACCCAAGTCGATAGGTTATCGAATAAGTTTGGCCACATGCTTTGTTGATCTACTTCGTATTGAAAATAACATGCCAATACATTTTAGTTTTCAAATCGtttctaataattaaaaagtgatTTTTGATTCCTATCTATAAATCAAcgtttttaaaagtatatgGAAACTGACataacttttatcctggaaaattcCGGGTTCCTGTGGGACTTATCAAAATTTATGGATACCGctatacagtaaaaaaaataccttacgAACTTGCTCATTCATggcaaatgtttttaaactaaCTCCATACTCATTGAGTTTTCTCTCACAATTTTACCCCGCGTCTATACTACTCGCTGTTCATAGACCCTGGAATCCCATTTACACGCGTATTCATGCTCTCTTAACACGTAGTGGTTACCTTGTTTCTTCTTAATGCATTAATTAGTACCATTAGATGTCAGTATGTTGCCAGAATCAACGTAGTCTAACAATCTCGTTTTTCGTCTTTTTTTGTTTGCAGAGAGCGGCCCCAAGCTACGTCGTGATGGTGTTCTCAACCTGTATCCATTCCCGCGAGTCGGCCGAGCCTCTCATCACACGTGGCAGATACCCATCAATGATCTGTATTTAGGTACATGACCATTGTTATCACTAAAAAGGCTTTCCGGGCTCATTTGAAAATGCTATACGATAGTCAATGCAACATTAAAGCAAATATTGAATAATCAGGTTCCAAATATGAGTTATTTGGAAcctgattatttaatatttgctcaccttatttaaaaaaatagttgacAAAATGTAACCTATTAAAATTGGTTTTCGATATTTTGAATTCTTcgtaataaacaataatcatttcaaatttaataactaaataatctaATAAACACGATATTATAATGCTTATTTTAACGTAGAATGTAGGCGAACGGCGCTTTTAATGATCACGACATTCCATGATACATTATGTTTCTCCTTGGAATATacgttgactgcctcggtggcggagttgtaattgtacacggtacgagtacaactatcgcgctgaggtcctggtttcgaatcccgggtagggccaaaataattatgactgggttatcattttaaaaaattactcactcTCAGCTcaaagtcaggaagttggcggtgtgatacccccgtgccttggaaagcacgtaaagccgttggtctctCTCTCTCTGGTTGATCTCTCTCCATTCATGTCGGGTTGCCGTCACACCGGACTATgtgaacagagagtgcacctgtgcattgcgcacacacccactataatatgtcctggTTACTCGGCTGATCTCCAtcgagattggccgccatggccgcCGCCGAAATTGGGTTAGGAAGGAAATCATTCGTTAACataagcgaagccgcgagcaacacgcagttaaattattttcagaataTGATCCAGTGGACAAGCGGCAACTGTACGCGTTCCCCCGGGTCGGACGGAGCGAGCTCTCTCTCCTGCGACCTGAACAGCATTTAGACGCCCTGCAGCCAGTTCCTGCTCGGCGCACAGAAGGTCCGGGCATGTGGTTCGGACCCCGGCTCGGCAGGTCCTTCAAAAGCGACGAAGACGGTGAGTAACCAACGTCAATGATACGCAATACTGATCATGATGGTCTGGAAACAgttgtgaaattattataattaaatataatataataatattatatgaaaagataattgagtattattatttttaattgagtattattAACTTCtatttatttggtaaatatACTGAATCTGGAAATTAAATACATgggtttcaaattaaaaaagatatctAAATTGTTTGTGGTGGTGGTAGAATATTGGTATTGGGTTTTGAGTATCATACAAAAAGTgtcaaacccgccatagttgacCATGTAAGCCTGTCGCATTCtagaatcagcctgtgtatcgaACATAGTGGCGTTGTGTCAAATGCCGAGGTTTAATCTCTCCATAAATATCTAGACTAGACTATAACTATCTAGACTTACAACAAGGTGCAATGGGGACACTGCCGTACccataaatctaattttaaatattcatttcagAAATCACAATCCAAAACAACAACTTGGAGCGCAGCGAGCCCGAGCTTATGGAGAGAAAGAAACGAAACGCGCACTTAAACTAATACTGACaaacagaatataaataaagctgCAATAC contains the following coding sequences:
- the LOC115444678 gene encoding CAPA peptides, producing MQSAVRLVVCLFLLSSVLGGSYQSGPKLRRDGVLNLYPFPRVGRASHHTWQIPINDLYLEYDPVDKRQLYAFPRVGRSELSLLRPEQHLDALQPVPARRTEGPGMWFGPRLGRSFKSDEDEITIQNNNLERSEPELMERKKRNAHLN